The Microbacterium sp. LWO12-1.2 genome includes a window with the following:
- a CDS encoding LacI family DNA-binding transcriptional regulator — MPASVKDVAALAGVSSSTVSNYLNHPHVLGAASRERVRSAIEQLGYVPNESARQLRAGSSKALALILLDAWLPYFHDLSRGVEDVTREGGWSLFFSNSNRDSAQERRNIEMFEAHRVQGIVIYPLDDVVPQLERLADRGIRSVVVGPIQPSSKVASVLFDDVGGGRLAGEHLLSVGRRRLLFLGNPTVSQSNDRLQGLREAVAGTDASITVLDVEHLITEDGLRAAEQIVAMAPDDRPDAVFAANDMVATGVLTQLMRHGIRVPEDIALVGFDDVDQAHQSVVPLTSVRQPGYAIGRAAGAALLEQLADPSAPPPAPTPFSAELVVRESTVGR, encoded by the coding sequence ATGCCCGCCAGCGTCAAAGATGTCGCCGCGCTCGCCGGGGTCTCCTCCTCGACCGTGTCGAACTACCTCAACCACCCGCACGTGCTGGGTGCGGCCAGCAGGGAGCGCGTGCGCTCCGCGATCGAACAGCTCGGCTACGTGCCCAACGAGTCGGCCCGCCAGCTGCGCGCCGGCTCCAGCAAGGCACTCGCACTGATCCTTCTCGACGCGTGGCTGCCGTACTTCCACGACCTCTCCCGCGGGGTCGAGGACGTCACCCGCGAGGGCGGCTGGTCGCTGTTCTTCAGCAACAGCAACCGCGACAGCGCGCAGGAACGGCGCAACATCGAGATGTTCGAGGCGCACCGGGTGCAGGGCATCGTCATCTACCCGCTCGACGATGTGGTGCCGCAGCTCGAGCGCCTCGCCGACCGCGGCATCCGCTCTGTGGTCGTCGGTCCGATCCAGCCCTCGTCGAAGGTGGCGTCCGTGCTGTTCGACGACGTCGGCGGTGGACGTCTCGCGGGCGAGCACCTGCTGTCGGTCGGGCGACGACGGCTCCTGTTCCTCGGCAACCCGACCGTGAGCCAGTCGAACGACCGGCTGCAGGGGCTGCGGGAGGCTGTCGCCGGCACCGACGCGTCGATCACGGTGCTCGACGTGGAGCACCTCATCACGGAGGACGGGCTGCGGGCCGCCGAGCAGATCGTGGCGATGGCACCCGACGACCGCCCCGATGCCGTGTTCGCCGCGAACGACATGGTGGCCACCGGCGTGCTCACGCAGCTCATGCGTCACGGCATCCGTGTTCCGGAGGACATCGCTCTCGTCGGCTTCGACGATGTGGACCAGGCGCACCAGAGCGTGGTGCCGCTGACCAGTGTGCGCCAGCCCGGCTACGCGATCGGCCGCGCGGCCGGAGCCGCACTGCTGGAACAGCTCGCCGATCCGAGCGCACCCCCGCCCGCTCCGACGCCGTTCTCGGCCGAACTCGTGGTGCGCGAGTCGACCGTCGGCCGCTGA
- a CDS encoding RbsD/FucU family protein: MLEGINPLLTGELLLHLDRMGHSDAVVIADAHFPAWALGARVIDLPGTTTPEVVAAIRSVLPLDDAPGIDLMTSADGAVLDVQHELMAAAGTTLDTTRFVERFAYYEVAKSAYLMVRTGETRKYGNALLRKGVVGHASA, from the coding sequence GTGCTCGAAGGAATCAACCCGCTGCTCACGGGCGAGCTGCTGCTGCACCTCGACCGGATGGGGCACTCCGACGCCGTCGTGATCGCCGACGCGCACTTCCCGGCCTGGGCTCTGGGTGCACGTGTGATCGACCTGCCCGGCACCACGACGCCGGAGGTGGTGGCCGCGATCCGCAGTGTGTTGCCTCTCGACGATGCGCCGGGCATCGACCTGATGACCTCGGCTGACGGCGCGGTGCTCGACGTGCAGCACGAGCTCATGGCGGCGGCGGGAACCACGCTCGACACGACCCGCTTCGTCGAGCGCTTCGCGTACTACGAGGTCGCGAAGAGCGCGTACCTGATGGTGCGCACGGGCGAGACCCGCAAATACGGCAACGCGCTGCTGCGCAAGGGGGTCGTGGGGCACGCCTCGGCCTGA
- a CDS encoding aldo/keto reductase, which yields MSSPEPGTPRLRIPALGYGAANVGNLFRPLSDDEAWAVLDAAWESGIRYYDTAPHYGLGLSERRLGAFLQTKPREEYVLSTKAGRLLRPNPERSGGLDTANDFHVPDDLQRVWDFSADGIRASVDESRERLGIERIDLLYLHDPERHDLDLALAEALPAMQQLRDEGGVTAIGIGSMVSEALAAAVRSADLDLIMVAGRYTLLEQPAAVDVLPACRETGTGIVAASVFNSGLLASNEPRRDGRYEYGQLPDELWDRLVRIAAVCAAHGVPLPAAAIQFPLQAAEVQSVVVGGSRPAQLVQNAEYAALEIPAALWQDLAAEGLIPAV from the coding sequence ATGTCGTCGCCTGAGCCCGGCACGCCCCGCCTCCGCATCCCGGCGCTCGGATACGGCGCCGCGAACGTCGGCAACCTGTTCCGCCCCCTCAGTGACGACGAGGCCTGGGCCGTGCTGGACGCCGCGTGGGAGAGCGGCATCCGCTACTACGACACCGCGCCGCACTACGGACTCGGTCTGTCCGAGCGTCGGCTCGGCGCCTTCCTGCAGACCAAGCCCCGTGAGGAGTACGTGCTGTCGACCAAGGCAGGGCGCCTGCTGCGGCCGAACCCGGAGCGCTCCGGCGGCCTCGACACCGCGAACGACTTCCACGTGCCGGACGACCTGCAGCGCGTATGGGACTTCTCGGCCGACGGCATCCGGGCCAGCGTGGATGAGTCGCGAGAGAGGCTGGGCATCGAGCGCATCGACCTGCTCTATCTGCACGACCCGGAGCGACACGACCTCGACCTCGCGCTCGCCGAAGCGCTGCCGGCGATGCAGCAGCTCCGTGACGAAGGCGGCGTGACCGCGATCGGCATCGGCTCGATGGTGTCGGAGGCGCTCGCCGCGGCCGTGCGCTCGGCCGACCTCGACCTGATCATGGTCGCCGGCCGGTACACCCTGCTCGAGCAACCGGCCGCGGTCGACGTGCTGCCGGCCTGCCGGGAGACCGGCACCGGGATCGTCGCGGCGTCCGTCTTCAACTCCGGACTGCTCGCCTCGAACGAGCCGCGCCGCGACGGGCGCTACGAATACGGCCAGCTGCCCGATGAGCTGTGGGACCGGCTGGTGCGCATCGCCGCGGTGTGCGCGGCGCACGGCGTGCCACTGCCGGCGGCGGCGATCCAGTTCCCGCTGCAGGCCGCCGAGGTGCAGTCGGTGGTCGTCGGTGGCAGCCGCCCCGCACAGCTGGTGCAGAATGCCGAGTACGCGGCACTCGAGATCCCCGCTGCGCTGTGGCAGGACCTGGCCGCTGAAGGACTCATCCCCGCGGTCTGA
- a CDS encoding L-fuconate dehydratase, with product MSRIVALDTTDIRFPTSLSLDGSDAMNPDPDYSAAYVVVRTDAADDVEGHAFVFTIGRGNDVQVAAIDALAGHLVGREIEPLLDDMGGTFRDIIGDSQLRWLGPEKGVMHMAIGAVINALWDIKAKRAGLPLWQLLARMTPEELVDLVDFRYLTNALTREDALEILRAAEPGRAAREQELLATGYPGYTTSPGWLGYSDEKLERLAREAMADGFTQIKLKVGADLDDDIRRFRKAREVCGPDFPIAIDANQRWEVSEAIEWVNALAEFHPAWIEEPTSPDDVLGHAEIARGIAPIRVATGEHAQNRVIFKQLLQADAISVMQIDAVRVAGVNENIANLLLAAKFGVPVCPHAGGVGLCEAVQHLSMFDFVAVTGTREGRMIEFVDHLHEHFVVPTDIRGGSYMAPTAPGTSMEMKAESIATYTWTGAHVVA from the coding sequence GTGAGCCGTATCGTCGCACTCGACACCACCGACATCCGCTTCCCCACGTCGCTCAGTCTCGACGGCTCGGATGCAATGAACCCCGACCCTGACTACTCCGCTGCCTACGTCGTGGTGCGCACCGATGCCGCCGACGACGTGGAGGGCCACGCGTTCGTCTTCACGATCGGCCGCGGCAACGACGTGCAGGTCGCGGCGATCGACGCGCTGGCCGGGCACCTGGTCGGACGCGAGATCGAGCCGCTGCTGGATGACATGGGCGGTACGTTCCGTGACATCATCGGCGACTCGCAACTGCGCTGGCTCGGCCCCGAGAAGGGCGTCATGCACATGGCGATCGGCGCGGTCATCAACGCGCTGTGGGACATCAAGGCCAAGCGCGCCGGCCTGCCGCTGTGGCAGCTCCTCGCCCGCATGACGCCGGAGGAGCTCGTCGACCTGGTCGACTTCCGCTACCTCACCAACGCTCTGACCCGCGAGGATGCGCTCGAGATCCTGCGCGCCGCCGAACCCGGCCGCGCCGCGCGCGAGCAGGAACTGCTCGCCACCGGATACCCCGGCTACACCACGAGCCCCGGCTGGCTGGGCTACTCCGACGAGAAGCTCGAACGCCTCGCCCGCGAGGCCATGGCCGACGGTTTCACGCAGATCAAGCTGAAGGTGGGCGCCGACCTCGACGACGACATCCGCCGTTTCCGCAAGGCGCGCGAGGTGTGCGGCCCCGACTTCCCGATCGCGATCGACGCGAACCAGCGCTGGGAGGTGTCGGAGGCGATCGAGTGGGTGAACGCGCTCGCCGAGTTCCACCCCGCCTGGATCGAGGAGCCCACCAGTCCAGACGACGTGCTCGGCCACGCCGAGATCGCCAGAGGTATCGCGCCGATCCGCGTCGCGACCGGTGAGCACGCGCAGAACCGTGTCATCTTCAAGCAGCTGCTGCAGGCGGACGCCATCTCGGTCATGCAGATCGACGCAGTGCGCGTGGCCGGCGTGAACGAGAACATCGCCAACCTGCTGCTCGCCGCGAAGTTCGGGGTGCCGGTCTGCCCGCACGCCGGCGGTGTCGGCCTGTGCGAAGCCGTGCAGCACCTGTCGATGTTCGACTTCGTCGCCGTCACCGGCACGCGCGAAGGCCGCATGATCGAGTTCGTCGACCACCTGCACGAGCACTTCGTCGTACCCACCGACATCCGTGGCGGCTCCTACATGGCGCCGACCGCGCCGGGCACGAGCATGGAGATGAAAGCCGAGAGCATCGCCACCTACACGTGGACGGGCGCACATGTCGTCGCCTGA
- a CDS encoding fumarylacetoacetate hydrolase family protein produces the protein MKFARLGDPGTEIPVLIEGDRHLDLRSLTSDVDGDFLAGDFRARIAAALAADELPELEDAASLRIGAPIARPSAVICIGMNYAAHAAESGSEPPTIPIIFLKTPNTVTGPNDAVTIPRGSEKTDWEVELGIVIGARASYLDSPEESLAHVAGFVAANDVSERAFQIEVSGGQWSKGKIAPGFNPTGPWLVTPDEVDHHSLGLRSFVNGEPRQDSNTSDMIFSVEHIVHHLSQYVTLEPGDLILTGTPQGVALSGKYPYLASGDVVEIEIDGLGRQRQDFVAWEAQR, from the coding sequence ATGAAGTTCGCGCGGCTTGGCGACCCAGGGACCGAGATCCCCGTCCTCATCGAGGGCGACCGCCACCTCGACCTCCGCTCCCTGACATCCGATGTAGACGGTGACTTCCTCGCCGGCGACTTCCGCGCTCGCATCGCCGCAGCGCTGGCCGCCGACGAGCTCCCCGAGCTCGAGGATGCCGCCTCCCTCCGCATCGGTGCACCGATCGCCCGGCCGAGCGCCGTGATCTGCATCGGCATGAACTATGCGGCCCACGCGGCCGAATCGGGCTCGGAGCCGCCGACCATCCCGATCATCTTCTTGAAGACCCCGAACACGGTCACAGGCCCCAACGATGCGGTCACGATCCCGCGCGGCAGCGAGAAGACGGACTGGGAGGTCGAGCTCGGCATCGTGATCGGCGCCCGCGCCTCCTATCTGGACTCCCCCGAGGAGTCCCTCGCTCACGTCGCCGGTTTCGTCGCCGCCAACGACGTCTCCGAGCGCGCCTTCCAGATCGAGGTGTCCGGCGGCCAGTGGTCGAAGGGCAAGATCGCTCCGGGCTTCAACCCGACCGGTCCGTGGCTGGTCACCCCCGACGAGGTGGACCACCACTCCCTCGGTCTGCGCAGCTTCGTGAACGGCGAGCCCCGGCAGGACTCGAACACGAGCGACATGATCTTCTCGGTCGAACACATCGTGCACCACCTGTCGCAGTACGTGACCCTGGAGCCTGGCGACCTCATCCTCACCGGCACGCCGCAGGGCGTGGCCCTGTCGGGCAAATATCCCTACCTCGCCTCCGGCGATGTGGTCGAGATCGAGATCGACGGCCTCGGCCGTCAGCGCCAGGACTTCGTGGCATGGGAGGCACAGAGATGA
- a CDS encoding SDR family NAD(P)-dependent oxidoreductase has translation MTDDNAVAEPVEARAPLDGLVAIVTGGASGLGAAIAQRLHDDGAQIAVLDRDTTHADEKFAAFTADVSDRGSVEAAVAAVAEQFGRIDIVVNNAGVGAQGDIAANDDDEWARVLSINVTGIARVTAAALPWLRTSPAAAICNTASIASTTGLPQRALYSASKGAVSALTRAMATDHLREGIRVNSVNPGTADTPWVGRLLDSATDPAAERAALAARQPHGRLVSPSEVAGAVAYLVSPASGSTTGTFIEVDGGMASLRPRPE, from the coding sequence ATGACCGACGACAACGCGGTTGCTGAGCCCGTCGAAGCACGGGCACCGCTGGACGGACTCGTCGCGATCGTCACGGGCGGAGCATCCGGACTCGGCGCCGCGATCGCGCAGCGCCTCCACGACGACGGCGCACAGATCGCCGTGCTCGACCGCGACACCACCCACGCGGATGAGAAGTTCGCCGCCTTCACCGCCGACGTCTCCGACCGCGGCAGCGTCGAGGCCGCCGTCGCGGCGGTCGCCGAGCAGTTCGGGCGTATCGACATCGTCGTCAACAACGCCGGCGTCGGCGCGCAGGGTGACATCGCCGCGAACGACGACGACGAGTGGGCGCGCGTGCTGTCGATCAACGTCACCGGCATCGCCCGCGTGACGGCAGCGGCGCTGCCGTGGTTGCGCACGTCCCCGGCCGCGGCGATCTGCAACACGGCATCCATCGCCTCCACGACCGGACTCCCGCAGCGCGCCCTGTACAGCGCGTCGAAGGGAGCCGTGTCGGCGCTCACCCGTGCGATGGCCACGGATCACCTGCGCGAGGGCATCCGCGTCAACTCCGTGAATCCGGGCACCGCCGACACCCCGTGGGTCGGACGCCTGCTGGACTCGGCCACTGACCCGGCCGCCGAGCGCGCCGCACTGGCCGCTCGCCAGCCGCACGGTCGTCTGGTGAGCCCGAGCGAAGTCGCCGGCGCCGTCGCCTACCTGGTGTCACCGGCATCCGGTTCGACGACCGGCACCTTCATCGAGGTCGACGGCGGTATGGCGTCGCTGCGACCGCGCCCGGAGTAG
- a CDS encoding amidohydrolase family protein gives MRVLDSHLHLWDPELLEYDWLEGPLAFRFADTELEHARLEHAATEKAIFVQAETVEDRFLDEVHWVTTMAESLGIVGIVAGARLDRGSDTVAHLDGLAAEPLVVGVRHNLQGEPDGLAVSAAFVTGARELAHRGWSFDACVRSEQLPEIARLAGAIPELRMVLDHIGKPAVGTANAPLVPTAEWVRDLDELARHPEVYCKLSGLPGEAGGDWDAAQLEPFLDAAADAFGPERLMWGSDWPVSVIGPAEDGDPHAPADGSPAYQYTARTRWADAVAAWAERRGHDVDAIMWANAEGFYRTDARPTVFTDPAPRRRGILGWLRG, from the coding sequence ATGCGCGTTCTCGATTCACATCTGCACCTCTGGGATCCGGAGCTTCTCGAGTACGACTGGCTGGAGGGTCCGCTCGCATTCCGCTTCGCCGACACCGAACTGGAGCACGCCCGGCTGGAGCATGCCGCGACCGAGAAGGCGATCTTCGTGCAGGCCGAGACGGTGGAGGATCGCTTCCTCGACGAGGTGCACTGGGTGACGACGATGGCCGAGTCTCTCGGCATCGTCGGGATCGTGGCCGGAGCGCGGCTCGATCGCGGATCCGACACCGTCGCCCATCTCGACGGTCTCGCCGCCGAGCCGCTCGTCGTCGGAGTGCGGCACAACCTGCAGGGCGAGCCCGACGGATTGGCCGTCTCCGCCGCATTCGTCACCGGTGCGCGCGAGCTCGCGCACCGCGGCTGGAGCTTCGACGCGTGCGTCCGCTCCGAGCAGCTGCCCGAGATCGCCCGTCTGGCCGGGGCGATCCCCGAGCTGCGCATGGTGCTCGACCACATCGGAAAGCCCGCAGTGGGAACGGCGAACGCTCCGCTCGTGCCGACCGCGGAGTGGGTGCGCGACCTCGACGAGCTGGCGCGGCATCCGGAGGTGTACTGCAAGCTCTCCGGTCTGCCCGGCGAGGCCGGCGGCGACTGGGATGCCGCCCAGCTGGAGCCTTTCCTCGACGCCGCGGCCGACGCCTTCGGCCCGGAGCGGCTGATGTGGGGGAGCGACTGGCCGGTGTCGGTCATCGGCCCTGCGGAGGACGGTGACCCGCACGCCCCGGCCGACGGTTCGCCCGCGTATCAGTACACGGCACGGACGCGCTGGGCGGATGCCGTCGCCGCGTGGGCCGAGCGCCGAGGGCATGACGTCGACGCGATCATGTGGGCCAACGCAGAGGGCTTCTATCGCACGGACGCGCGGCCGACGGTCTTCACCGACCCGGCTCCGCGCCGCCGCGGCATCCTGGGGTGGCTCCGCGGCTGA
- a CDS encoding FadR/GntR family transcriptional regulator, which yields MAVTDDAIEKIKAMIVSGELAPGDRLPPEKELSERLGLSRNSMREAVKALEVIRILDVRRGDGTYVTSLEPHLLLEAISFVVDMHDDDSMLEIFAVRRMLESQATGLAATVGSDDEIAALVQEVANIDSSVSIEALVEHDIRFHREIVRMAGNSYLASLIEHLSSQTVRARVWRGLTEEGVVERTLSEHRAIADAIALRDPSLATSLATAHIAGVERWLRQAASA from the coding sequence ATGGCTGTCACAGACGATGCGATCGAGAAGATCAAGGCGATGATCGTGTCGGGCGAACTGGCACCCGGCGATCGGCTCCCACCGGAGAAGGAGCTGTCCGAGCGCCTCGGCCTCTCGCGCAACTCGATGCGCGAGGCCGTGAAGGCGCTCGAGGTCATCCGCATCCTCGATGTGCGCCGCGGAGACGGCACCTACGTGACGAGTCTGGAGCCGCACCTGCTGCTCGAGGCGATCTCGTTCGTGGTCGACATGCACGACGATGACTCGATGCTCGAGATCTTCGCCGTGCGACGGATGTTGGAATCGCAGGCCACCGGCCTCGCCGCGACCGTCGGCAGCGATGACGAGATCGCGGCGCTCGTGCAGGAGGTGGCGAACATCGACTCCTCGGTGAGCATCGAAGCGCTGGTCGAGCACGACATCCGCTTCCACCGCGAGATCGTGCGCATGGCGGGCAACTCCTACCTCGCGAGCCTGATCGAGCACCTGAGCAGCCAGACCGTCCGAGCACGCGTGTGGCGCGGACTCACCGAGGAGGGCGTGGTCGAGCGCACACTCTCTGAGCACCGCGCCATCGCCGATGCGATCGCGCTGCGCGACCCGTCGCTCGCGACCTCGCTCGCCACAGCCCACATCGCCGGCGTGGAGCGGTGGCTGCGGCAGGCGGCATCCGCCTAG
- a CDS encoding transaldolase family protein yields MTAIAPRLYVDSADVDRVSRLLGAGVVHGVTTNPTILERGGRAAAEIPDLYARWESEGAREIFFQTWGGDTASFLRNAEGIRALGDRVAVKVPATADGFAAASALVRDGATVLVTAVYSIAQALACASIGAHYIAPYLGRMRDAGIDGDFVIARMQEVCAGSGSNVLAASLRSADDITGLRLAGVPYFTAAPDVIDQVLFHEVSDSSAAEFDAAMVRLGA; encoded by the coding sequence ATGACCGCGATCGCGCCCCGCCTCTACGTCGACAGCGCCGACGTCGATCGCGTCTCCCGGCTCCTCGGGGCAGGCGTCGTGCACGGAGTCACGACCAACCCCACGATCCTCGAGCGCGGCGGACGCGCGGCCGCCGAGATCCCCGACCTCTATGCGCGTTGGGAGTCCGAGGGGGCACGCGAGATCTTCTTCCAGACCTGGGGAGGGGACACGGCATCCTTCCTGCGCAACGCCGAGGGCATCCGCGCGCTCGGCGACCGGGTGGCCGTGAAGGTGCCGGCGACGGCGGACGGTTTCGCCGCAGCATCCGCTCTGGTCCGCGACGGTGCGACGGTGCTGGTCACCGCCGTCTATTCGATCGCGCAGGCGCTGGCGTGCGCCTCGATCGGCGCGCACTACATCGCGCCCTACCTCGGCCGCATGCGTGACGCGGGCATCGACGGAGACTTTGTGATCGCTCGGATGCAGGAGGTGTGCGCGGGCAGCGGATCGAACGTGCTCGCGGCATCGCTGCGCTCGGCGGATGACATCACCGGCCTGCGTCTGGCCGGAGTGCCGTACTTCACCGCTGCCCCCGACGTGATCGACCAGGTGCTGTTCCACGAGGTCAGCGACAGCTCGGCGGCCGAGTTCGACGCGGCCATGGTGCGCCTCGGGGCCTGA
- a CDS encoding ribokinase: MSLAHPADRSGVVIVGSVTADVTTFSQRLPARGETILGDEFTLMLGGKGANQAVAAGRSGARTSFVGCVGDDLFHDLVVNGLSDAGVDLAHLRTVPGPTGIAHIRVDSSAQNDIVMVPLANAALSTEQIDTALAALAPTTSVLLTQLETPSALTAHITARGREHGMTVILDPAPAAPLPTEVWRSIDIVTPNETEATLISGIEVTDAASAERAGRWFLAQGVGAAVITLAGQGSCVVTAEGATVVPPFPVEAVDTTAAGDAYAGYLGAALANGSTLTDAVRLATAAGALTVTKQGASPSLPLRAEVDAFLAARESLPVTN; the protein is encoded by the coding sequence ATGTCTCTCGCACACCCCGCTGACCGTTCCGGCGTCGTCATCGTCGGAAGCGTCACCGCTGATGTGACCACGTTCTCGCAACGGCTCCCCGCTCGCGGAGAGACCATCCTGGGCGACGAGTTCACCCTGATGCTCGGCGGCAAGGGTGCGAACCAGGCCGTCGCGGCCGGACGCTCCGGTGCCCGCACGAGCTTCGTCGGCTGCGTCGGAGACGATCTGTTCCACGACCTCGTGGTGAACGGACTCAGCGACGCCGGTGTCGACCTCGCGCACCTGCGCACCGTGCCAGGGCCGACCGGCATCGCGCACATCCGCGTCGATTCGTCCGCTCAGAACGACATCGTCATGGTGCCGCTCGCGAACGCCGCGCTGAGCACCGAGCAGATCGACACCGCCCTTGCCGCTCTCGCCCCGACCACCTCGGTGCTGCTCACCCAGCTCGAGACCCCCTCGGCACTGACCGCCCACATCACCGCCCGCGGACGCGAGCACGGCATGACCGTGATCCTCGACCCCGCGCCGGCAGCCCCCCTCCCCACGGAGGTCTGGCGCAGCATCGACATCGTCACGCCGAACGAGACCGAGGCCACGCTCATCAGCGGCATCGAGGTCACCGATGCGGCGTCCGCCGAGCGCGCGGGCCGCTGGTTCCTCGCACAGGGCGTCGGGGCCGCGGTCATCACCCTCGCCGGGCAGGGCTCCTGCGTCGTCACCGCGGAGGGCGCCACCGTCGTGCCGCCGTTCCCGGTGGAGGCCGTCGACACGACCGCTGCCGGTGACGCCTACGCGGGCTACCTCGGTGCGGCCCTCGCGAACGGGAGCACGCTCACGGATGCCGTGCGCCTCGCGACCGCGGCCGGCGCGCTCACGGTGACCAAGCAGGGCGCCTCGCCCAGCCTGCCGCTGCGGGCCGAGGTCGACGCGTTCCTCGCCGCGCGCGAATCCCTGCCCGTGACGAACTGA
- the rbsD gene encoding D-ribose pyranase: MRKTATTINPALSRVISETGHTDLLVVTDAGLPIPPSSERIDLAYRPGAPAFLDVLDTVLAELVVEGATVSAEVAEKSPEVLEALRERFAGMGFEIELIPHVEFKKLTHQARAFVRSGEFTPYANVILHAGVAY; encoded by the coding sequence ATGCGCAAGACAGCCACGACGATCAACCCGGCGCTCTCCCGCGTGATCAGTGAGACCGGACACACCGACCTCCTGGTGGTGACGGATGCCGGTCTGCCGATCCCGCCCTCTTCGGAGCGGATCGATCTCGCCTACCGCCCGGGCGCACCGGCGTTCCTCGACGTGCTCGACACCGTGCTCGCCGAGCTCGTGGTCGAGGGCGCGACGGTCTCGGCCGAGGTCGCGGAGAAGAGCCCAGAGGTGCTCGAGGCCCTGCGCGAACGGTTCGCGGGGATGGGGTTCGAGATCGAACTCATCCCGCACGTCGAGTTCAAGAAGCTGACCCACCAGGCACGCGCGTTCGTGCGCTCAGGCGAGTTCACCCCCTACGCCAACGTGATCCTGCATGCGGGAGTCGCGTACTGA
- a CDS encoding GntR family transcriptional regulator produces the protein MSKTITMNDTVAEAPGADAIDRHSAAPMYDQLRQLIIDGIARDGLQPGDPLPGEHRLCERYGISRTVVRQALAQLEHEGLVERVKGKGTFVSRPRTSESLVHTLVGLYDDVERRGGHVHSDVLRHERTTADDEIALALDVPVGSAVVVLERLRHVDGEPWSLSTTWMPEAVGALTLDVDLTERSLYRLLAENGVIATSGVRSAEATVATHEQAQHLGVSAGSALLRLRSVSRGEDGAPIEYFVAYHRGDRSRFEFQLQQEQSQASLLHIDGDGGTSRAGTVS, from the coding sequence ATGAGCAAGACGATCACCATGAACGACACAGTCGCCGAAGCCCCCGGCGCCGACGCGATCGACCGCCACTCGGCGGCTCCGATGTACGACCAGCTGCGACAGCTCATCATCGACGGCATCGCCCGCGACGGCCTGCAGCCCGGCGATCCGCTGCCCGGCGAGCACCGCCTGTGCGAGCGTTACGGCATCTCGCGCACGGTCGTGCGTCAGGCGCTCGCGCAGCTCGAGCACGAAGGACTCGTCGAACGGGTGAAGGGCAAGGGCACGTTCGTCTCGCGCCCGCGCACGAGCGAGAGCCTGGTGCACACACTCGTCGGCCTGTACGACGACGTCGAGCGCCGAGGCGGCCACGTGCACAGCGACGTGCTGCGTCATGAGCGCACGACCGCCGACGACGAGATCGCGCTGGCTCTCGACGTGCCGGTCGGGTCTGCGGTCGTCGTGCTCGAACGCCTGCGTCACGTCGACGGCGAACCGTGGTCGCTCTCCACGACCTGGATGCCGGAAGCGGTGGGCGCGCTCACCCTCGACGTCGACCTCACGGAACGCTCGCTGTACCGGCTGCTGGCCGAGAACGGCGTCATCGCGACCAGCGGCGTGCGCTCGGCGGAGGCCACCGTGGCGACGCATGAGCAGGCACAGCACCTCGGCGTCAGCGCCGGCTCCGCTCTGCTGAGGCTGCGCAGCGTCAGCCGCGGCGAAGACGGCGCGCCGATCGAGTACTTCGTGGCGTACCACCGCGGCGACCGCTCGCGCTTCGAGTTCCAGCTGCAGCAGGAGCAGTCGCAGGCCTCGTTGCTGCACATCGACGGAGACGGCGGCACCTCCCGCGCCGGCACCGTCAGCTGA